GGGGAAATAATGACCCTATTATTTGAGATTCTGCACCAATATGTATGCTTAACCTGGTTAACAAggctttaactttgttttgtttttctgcctgTGGCCCCACAGTTTAAGTGAGGGTGGACTGGGCCTCGCTATAGTGATGAAATATGCAGTGGATGAGATCAACGCAAACCAAAATATTCTCCCTGGCATCAAGTTGGGTTATGAAATCCACGACACATGCAGACAATCTGCCGTCATCGTGAAGCCCACCCTCTCTTTCCTCACTGCGAAATCCAACAAAGCGCTATCTGTGGAGTGTAATTACACCAACTATGAGACCAGCGTATCGGCCGTGATCGGTCCTTCTAGCTCGGAAATGGTGTCGGTCATAGGGAAACTCCTGGGATTCTTTCTGATGCCACAGGTTTGGTCACAAACATGTCTAGTCATATACATCCGCATGCATTCACGTCCTGACCTGATTTGACATTTCCTCCAAAAATATTCCTAATGTTGAGAGTAAATCTTCAAAGTGAGGCTAAACATTCGCCTCTACAGCGTCCCACAAGAAGTTGATTCTTTTTAAATTGTTAGAAAAAGATGAATACTCGCTGTCCTACAACGGAAGCTGTATCACAGAAAAGTATTCATTTGTTCATTAATTATTGTCAATCATTAATTGCTTTGCCTTTAATTTTTTACAGTATAGTAACATAGAAAACAACTGCCCACTTGTATTGCAAATTATCCTGCAGCCTCAGTAAATGTGCATTAGGCCTTATGCGTTAATAATGGAGCAGTGGTATAATATCACTTTTCTCCCTTCAGGTTAGCTACAGTGCCACCAGTGACAAATTCAGCAACAATCTTCTCTACCCGTCATTCTTCCGTACGGTGCCCAGTGACAAATGGCAAGTGGATGTCATGGCACTGCTGATGAAGGAGTTCAACTGGAACTGGGTGGCGGTGGTGGGCAGTGAGGAGGAGTACGGACAACGAGGTGTGCAGGAATTCTCCGAAGTAGCAGAAAATATGTCTATCTGTGTGGCCTATCAGGGGCTGATTCCAGTCTACACTGACCCTGAACAAGcgatcaacaccatcatcaacaATATCCAAGCAACCAAAGTAGGAGTGGTAGTGGTCTTTTCTCTTCCAGAGCAAGTTGAGATCCTTTTTAAAGAGGTTAGTGAAGCACTTTAGACAACATGTTATTGGTGGATAGATTATATTCAATAATCCAATGCAATCTACTCCAGGTCATCAGGAGGAATGTAACAGCCGTGTGGATTGCCAGCACAAGTTGGACCCTCAGTAATCTAATGATTTCCCTCCCCAATATCCAAACGATCGGCACAATCATTGGATTCATCGACAAGACACAGACCCTGGATCTGCTCACTGCCTACACACAGGAGCTCTTCACCAAAATGagtgaggagagggagaagacgTCCGCTCCAGCACCAAAGTCCAAAGGCAATCATGACAATCCGTGCCCACAATGCTGGTACTTGTCACCTGCTAATATAAGCTTGGTGACAGACCCTGAAGTGAAGCGCAAAGCTTTCAGTGTGTATGCTGCCATCTACAGTGTGGCACACGCACTGCACGACCTGCTGGAGTGCAATTCAACAGCCTGTATGTACGGATCTGACACCAAAATCTATCCCTGGAAggtgatttattttcattttttgtctGCTATATAGGTGATTGTgatttgaaattaaaatgtttttactaACATTGAGATTAATTGATGAATACAACCTTTTTTTGCAGCTGTTGGAGGTTTTAAGGAATACttctgtagatataaatggcacACATTTAGAGTTTGACAGTAATGGCAACCCAAACAGGGGATACGATATGATTGAGTGGGTCTGGAAAGCTTCGGATTTAGAATTCACAACTGTCGGAGCCTTTTATAAACAACTATCCATCAACAAAACCCTCTTCAAATGGCACACCAAAAACTCTGAGGTAATTTCAGCAATTTAATCAGAAATTGATATCAAGTTTTGAACGTGTATACTTTAAAAGCTTTGTGGTTAAATTCCACCTGATCATAAAGCAGTTGGGGTTCCTGAAATGTTGTCATTATTACCATAACCTAACATCCTAACTGTAATGCCACAACTTTTGCAGGTTCCTCAGTCCACCTGTTCGGCAGCATGTGAGGAAGGCCAAGTCCGCAGAGTCAAAGGCTTCCACTCCTGCTGTTTTGATTGTATCGACTGTTTGGCAGGCACTTACCAGAAAAATGAGGGTAATGTGGTGGTATCTGTCAAATACTTGATCCTTATTTAAAGTAACTAGTGGCCCCCAGAAGTCCTGCTTGTTTGCATGGCGATATGACTGCTggtacccgccaagtgtgaagttgattggatgaacggttcttgagatatgcgaagggcagtcatacatacacagacagattccttcctttatagttagatgatgctgcgACAGCGTCACCTTGGGCCGAATGGCACCAAGTTTGGCatggtcactcagacatcatacctacacatgtccaccaaatgtggtcacaacagcacagagagttcaggagatatgacattttttgtaatataagcctTGCCCACAGCATTTGGGCAAACTGTGAGGGCCAGCTGTAGCAAAACTGTGTGGAACACCAAAAATCCAAAGAACTAGTTACTAGTAACTTTTTCCAGCTATTTCCAATTTCGTGATGACTGCTCAAAACGTGTAGAAGGAGTCCGATTTGGACACAATATAAAATGCCGGAAAATCAATCTAGTATTAGAATTTTGTTTTCTGAGACTTATGGTTAaaaagttacaggccaaaacATAAAGTTCATAGTTATAACGCCACCATATGGCCAAATTGCACCTCATTcgacactgcactcccttgggtcctgagcaatacacccgccaagtgtgaagtccagacagacagagattcctcactttatagttagatagtgCAACATTTTTGGAAGTATGCTTATTCGTTTTACCGAGAGCTAAATGAGAAGATTCATATCACTCTCATGTCTTTAAATAAAGgctgcagccagcagccggtttgTTAAgctcagcataaagactggaaaagggaagaaacagttagcctggctctgcccaaaggtaacaaaaaacaCCTAAAAACAAGTCCAGTCTTTAGAGCTAAACTAAACCAGCCAGCTGCTGGTTGTATCTCCAGATTTaatgcacagacatgagagtggtattgatctcaTCTAACCTCCTGCAAGACAccgaataagcgtatttcccaaaaagtCAACCTACCAATATTCCTTTAGTGGTAATGCAATCAAAACATGCATCACATACAGTCatggtttgatttgatttctAGATTGTGTGCCTGTTAATCAAACCAAATGTCTTGTTGTGCTTTCTGACTCACAGAGGACATCCAGTGCACTAAGTGCCCGGATCATCAATGGTCTCAGAACCGCAGCACTAACTGCACTGAACCCACCTTTGACGTTTTGTCCTGGGACACGCCTGAGGCTCTGGAGATGACGCTGGCCGGGGTGCTGCTCCTGGTATTTCAGGTGTCAGTGGGTGTTGTCTTCCTGAAACATCGGGGTACCCTGTTGGTAGCGGCCTCGGGGGGAATCCTCAGTTTTGCGGCTCTGCTAAGCCTGATGGGAGGTTGCCTCAGTCTGCTGCTCTTCCTGGGGCAGCCAGGGGAAGTGGTGTGTCGTCTTCAGCTTCCCCTCACCTCCATTTTCCAAACAGTGGCCCTCTCCATTATCACTTCCATCTCACTACAGGtaagaaataaaatacattacgGCACTGTGGGACAAAATAAAGAGCGCACATTGTGATCAGGCTGCAAACCCTTCTTTTTAAACAGATACTCTACGTGACAGAGTTCCCAAAGACGGCCGCCTCTCACCTGCATATACTGAGAGGCCCTGGAAGCTGGCTGTTTGTGCTGGTCTGCTGTGCCGTGCAGGCTGGTCTCTTTGGCTGGTTTGTTCAGCAAGAGCCCTCGCTGTCTGACTATGTggcaaaaatgaaaataaactttGTGAGAGCATTTCTAGCATGTCCAGTGTTGCCCTTGATGGGATTTGCCGTAATACAAGGTTTCAACGGTGCATTGGCCCTTGTATCATTCATGTGTACCTTCATGGCAGCAAAGCCTCTTCACCAGTACAACCTTGCCAGGGACATCACCTTTTCCTCCCTGATCTACTGTGTGATTTGGGTGAGCTTTATTCCCATCTACATAGGCTTGAGTATCAAGAACAGGTCTATTGTCCATGTGGTTTTCACCCTGGCAAGCAACGCGGGACTGGTGGTAGCCTACTACTTCCCAAAATGCTACTTCCTGTTGAGAAAACCTGAGCTCATCAATACAGCAGAGCACTTCTGTACCTTCCTAGAGGGCGCCCCACTAACACCAGCTCAGGAGGAACCACAGCCACTGAAAGAATCAGAGAAACAAACTAAAGTGCCGTTTTCTGATTAAAAACTCAAAGAAAGTATCTGTAACAATCAaatatcttgtaaaatgtacatTTGCATGCTTAATATGTGAACAAAGAATGTTTGTAAGTGTCATATACTAGTTTAGGCCTACAGTACAGGCTTCTATAATGTAATACGAATCATGAAAAACAtaacacatatatatttatcatgTACGAAGTATAGAAAcagtacattttacagtttaaacttgcattttgtaatttttcaaTATAAGACATTTTCTTGTTAACATTGctaacatataaaaataaaggggcaataaaaaaagtaagattttgttttctttaaattttCCCTTATATCATTCAGCAAGGCACTGCTTATTCTTGAACTGCAACGATAAATCGATTAAttgtaaactattaaattaatcgacaactattttgataatcaatcgttttgagtaattctttaagaaaaaaaagtcaaaattctctgattccagcttcttaaatgtgaatattttctggtttctttactcctctatactaaacaaaacatttgaggacgtcatcttggactttaggaaacactgatcgacatttttctccattttctgacattttatagaccaaacaactaatcaagaaaataaactacagattaatcgacaatgaaaataattgttagttgcagcactgAAATTGCACAATCTATCAGCGGTGCAGACGTATTCAGAttctttaaattaataaagaaatgtcctgcattcaaaataagtattattatcaaaatgtacttaaagttcAAAATTTGAAATCACTCTTTATGCAGGCATATATTTTActattgttttgttattactGATGTTGCAAcatgtaaacagcattttaatgtggCTGGTCAATTTTAACAACACATCCTATGAGGTAGTTTAATcaacaaaaatgcatttttaagcTCCTCATATGCGccatctgaaaaatgtaaaagagTAAAAAGTAGGCCTCCAATATCTTCCTCTGACATGTAATGTTAGTCGGTGGTGGAAAGCAACTAAGTAcatgtactcaagtactgtactgatgtacaattttgaggtgcGTGTACGTTACTTAAGTATATCCATTCATGCTACTCTATACTTTTACTCCTCAACATTTAAGAAGGAAATATTGTCGGctatttttacttcactacatgtATTTAACTGCTATAGTTAGTCACTTTGATTTAACATACAAAACACGTGAtttaaatatgatgcattgttatcaTGTTATGCCCCACATTAGATTAGACCTTCTCAGGTTGGAGTTGTGCTTAGTTACTGTATGCTGGGATTTACGTGAGGTCATCGTGTACTTATAAGAATGATAAAGTTATAAATTGCCCCGGAACAAAACTAAAAGGAGAGCCCCAGAATTTTTTTATCGTGTTGCTCAAGATCATAACTTGTGTGTACAAATTATTATCTTGgttgcataaaataaaaataaaaagatatctTTTTGGACCATTAAGACATAATTTAACACTGACAGAGGCCattttgcataatgagtacttttacttttgatactaaTAGTCAGTAgtggaaagtaacaaagtaTCTTTGAGGTAATTGTACCtgacttgagtatttccattttctgctgctttatacttctactccactacatttcagagggaaatattttacattttattccactacatttatttggtaactttagttattagttattatttaataatacaaaacataatcaaTAAATACTATGATATTATTGTATCAATAAGAATGTATTGATCCCCAGGGGGGAATTAtcaagctacccagcagtgatgtacacattaatacaacaATAAccataatccaataatataatgattattattctgaaatgggctaTTCTGCAAAATGACTACTTTTTACTATACTTTAAATCAGTAgtggaaagtaacaaagtaTATTTACTCAGGTGATGTGCTTAAGTAAAGTTTTGAGGTACTCTGCTGCTTCATCCTCTACAtttcagtggtaaaaaattaCGTTTTACTCCAATACATTTACTTGGTAACTTGAGTTATTAGTTATtgtttattaatacaaaatatgatcAATAAATATAACCATTatccaataatataatgataattatTCGGAAACGGGCTAAtctgcagaatgagtacttttactttgatattttgatgctaataggCTCCTTTCtggctacttttacttaatagtcccatattgtaaaaagtacgattttcctgtcttttatattataaagcaggtttaagtgctttataaatacagtgaaagtatcaaagcgctcaatatacagagaaacacacacagcctgtattcacaaattgtgcgtttgaaacaagccgggtctctgtccatttgtgatgtcacaaatatacaatatttaggccattacatggttttaaacgtaaaaattctaaatgtgtcccagtttatatccTGGTTGcagtcaaggcctatggaaaggaggctgggtcacgggtggacatgggtcttgggggtatggggtataacacatgcacagtgtaactgaagctgcggtagTGCGTtctgattggctcaatttcggcgagtgcagaccagatttttgacgcatgacccagcctccttcctaTAGGCCttggttgcagtggatgtgaatgtcctcagctgacaggaagtaaacatggacccaagctgttgcctagcaacacagttccattgcaattccgttgaaatgcactgaaacggagcgtttcagacaaagggtgaatacaggtatattcagacagtatgaagaaaataaaacaaagaaatttaaacattacagcatgtaaacatgttttagtagaaacacaaaatacaagtatgaacctgaaaatgagcacaatatgggacctttatgTACAAATTTAAATGTTTGACTTTTAAAAACTTAAAATGTTAAACTTAAACCTTTTACTTGTAACTTGTAAGTATTTCTGTACTGTGGTATTGGTACTATACTTCTTCCGCCACTGACGTTAGTGGAGTAGTAGCTAGTAACGTTGCCTAGCTAGCCTAGAGGGAAActaaagctaaagctaataaagctaaagctaataaagctaaagctaataaagctaaagctaataaagctaaagctaataaagctaaagctaaagctaataaagctaaagctaataaagctaaagctaataaagctaataaagctaaagctaataaagctaaagctaataaagctaataaagctaaagctaataatgctaaagctaataaagctaaagctaataaagctaaagctaatacagctaataaagctaaagctaataaTGCTAAAGCTAATACAGctaataaagctaaagctaataatgctaaagctaataaagctaaagctaatacagctaataaagctaaagctaataatgctaaagctaataaagctaaagctaatacagctaataaagctaaagctaataatgctaaagctaataaagctaaagctaatacagctaataaagctaaagctaataaACTAAAGCTAATAATGCTAAAGctaataaagctaaagctaatacagctaataaagctaaagctaataaAGCTAAAGATAATAATGCTAAAGctaataaagctaaagctaatacagctaataaagctaaagctaataaagctaaagctaataaagctaaagctaatacagctaataaagctaaagctaataaagctaaagctaataaAGCTAATAATGCTAAAGCTAATACAGctaataaagctaaagctaataatgctaaagctaataaagctaaagctaatacagctaataaagctaaagctaataaTGCCAAAGctaataaagctaaagctaatacagctaataaagctaaagctaataatgctaaagctaataaagctaaagctaatacagctaataaagctaaagctaataaagctaaagctaataatgctaaagctaataaagctaaagctaatacagctaataaagctaaagctaataaagctaaagctaataatgctaaagctaataaagctaaagctaatacagctaataaagctaaagctaataaagctaaagctaataaagctaaagctaatacagctaataaagctaaagctaataaagctaaagctaataatgctaaagctaataaagctaaagctaatacagctaataaagctaaagctaataaagctaaagctaataaagctaaagctaatacagctaataaagctaaagctaataaagctaaagctaataaagctaaagctaatacagctaataaagctaaagctaataatgctaaagctaataaagctaaagctaatacagctaataaagctaaagctaatacagctaataaagctaaagctaataaagctaaagctaataatgctaaagctaataaagctaaagctaatacagctaataaagctaaagctaataaagctaaagctaataaagctaaagctaataatgctaaagctaataaagctaaagctaataaagctaaagctaataaagctaaagctaataaTGCTAAAGCTAATTAAGCTAAAGCTAATAAAGctaataaagctaaagctaataatgctaaagctaataaagctaaagctaatacagctaataaagctaaagctaataatgctaaagctaataaagctaaagctaataaagctaaagctaataatgctaaagctaataaagctaaagctaatagagctaatagagctaaagCTAATTTAGCTAGAGCTAGCTACCTTACCAGTCTTGTAGCTACTCGTTCAGCTAACTAAAGGTAGCCATGCGCCCTCTTGTTGCCATCCAGCTCACCTTTGTCCCAAAGAGCTGCAGCTCTACCAGGTCaggcagctcctcctcctctcaggtgtgtgtatgtactggTCATGTTGAAGCAGACTGGGCCCTCTTTACTCAACCTGACCGCAAACGCAACACTGAGGGACTGCTGGTCCCAGGGCACCTTGAAGTCCTACATCAGAATGTCCTGATGTTCTCTGAGTGACACTCTGAGGTTGTCTTCTGTCAACCTGAAGTGAGATTAGTGTGTGATAGTGacaatttcattttaattccaATCTGAatatagagtgaagatagcCCATATATGAGATTTCTTAAAGGCTTTAATTTTGAAATCCTACATCAGAATGTCCTGATACTGTCTGAGTGATACTCTGAGGTGGTCTACTATTATTCTGAAGTGAAATTAGTCTCTGATAGGGAACAGTTTCCTTTAATCAATTCTATGTATCGCAAGTGAAATTAGGCACTTAGTAGAAACATCGAGGTGCTGAGTGTGAGGTGGTATACTGTAATTTGGAAGTCAGATCAGTCTTTTGTAAATGTATTCTTTAATATGAAGTTTGACTAAAGTATTTACACAATTGGAATAACATTATTCTCTGaactacattttgtttttcttttacattatcattcatgtcatatgtattaattttatttgtttcattcatctattttttttacttatttattcatttgtttaattaattatttattcattcatttatttattattgacagactgactgacctcTTGAAGGAATCTGAATGGCCCATCACGTTCATCATaacggtgcttttattttgaaggcctaTCACGTTCATCAGaacggtgcttttattttgaagtcctacacgctcttaccgtaatgcctagGATATACACGTACCTAGCAACGGTTGCTAACAACTCCGGCTGCTCTGAGCCTGCTGTGTGTGCTGGGAGGAGGTGacactgttttgtttgtttgtttttactttttaaactttaaactggTGAGATTAATTCTTATTTTTCCTTAACAGTAGACACTTTGTCGATACCTTTCATATGTTAGCTAACTATAACCAAACTAAATATCAATAACAGCCAGCAAGAACCATGGCAACTCTGTTTTAACTAGCTAATGCAACGTTAACTTACTCATGTGTGTTGTGGGTTTGTTAGATTTGATGACCTATCTGTCCATTAAATGCAGAaatagatagttagatagatagatagatagatagatagatagatagaaagatagatagatagaaagatagatagaaagatagatagatagataggtggatggatggatggatggatggatagatagatagatagatagatagatagagagatagatagatagatagatagatagatagatagaaagatagatagatagatagatagatagagagagagagagagagagagatagatagatagatagatagaaagatagatagaaagatagatagatagataggtggatggatggatggatagatagatagatagatagatagatagatagagagatagatagatagatagatagatagatagatagatagatagatagatagagagagagagagagagagagagagagagagagggagggagggagggaggggtgggtgggtgggtggatggatggatggatggatggatggatggatggatggatgatagagagagagagagagagagagagagagagatagatagatagatagatagaagggtggatagatagatagatagatagatagagagagagagatagatagatagatagagagagagagagagagagagagagagatagatagatagatagatagatagatagatagatagaaaggtaggtaggtaggtaggtaggtagatagatagatagatagatagatagatagatagatagatagatagatagaaaggtaggtaggtaggtagatagatagatagatagatagatagatagatagatagatagatagatagatagatagaaaggtaggtggatggatggatggatggatggatgggtgggtgggtggatggatggatggatggatagatagatagatagatagatagacagatggatagatggatagatggatagagagataggtagatagatagatagatagatagatagataggtagatagatagatagatagatagatagatagatagatagtaactttattgatccagagggaaattcaagtttccagcatcacagttccatagtgcaaaacatgttagtaaaaaggcagtaaaaaagttagtagtacaaagtacagagtacaaaaaaatataccagatataaaaataaaaggagatgaagaaaaactgttaaaactgaatatagtgcagggtaacagctgtgatacacgactattgaAAAGTGCAGAAGATAGAAGCATATGATGCCTTGGATTAAGTGTTTTGCTAGTGTCACAACCTGGCTCTCAGGGCAATGACAAATAGAGAGATACACCGTGATTAAGcctaaatcaattaatttatttaacaaaaatgaAGTAAATTATGCTTAACAAAAGGATCACAAGGCATGGAGTGTgaatatcagtagtatcagtagtgtAAGGTGTGCATGGAGAGTGTAAatggtgtgtgcatgttgtatAAGATGTATAAAACAAGCAAAAGATGAACTAAGGAAAACCTAAGGCTGCCACATGCCCAGCGATGGTATCTGTGGgggtaaaagagagagagagagagacatgaatGAGTCATGAGCCTTGGCTTTATAGTCTGGGAGCAATGGACCCAGGTGCTCCCAGAAGGCCCTAATGACAAGGTTCTTCTAACCTTACTATACAGGCGACAGCAGGGGTCGCCACACTAGATAGATGATGTTAAACCTAGATTGTAGAGGTTTGATTAATCACAGCTTTACTGTAAATACAGCAACCTGCAGCAGGGCACACTTAAAGGTTTGTGAAGATAAATGTGTTCAATGTAAAACAATTTTATTGTTCTATAAGATGCAACATCATAAGATATTCAATAATCAAACTGTATTTTCAAATTTCAAGTAAATGATTGAGACAAATATGTCTATGTAGAATTTATCTCACATAAATTACCACTTCAAAACCcatataagtggaaaaaatgatttaatgttTCCCTCCTATTTTAAGTCTTACTCTAGTGATGTAATATGCAGACAAGATCAATGACAATCAAATGCTGCTTACAGGCAATCAGTGAaagcatttacatttacatttatcctttgatattgcaatatattgttattaattgttttttatttgttttattgacacaacaaacattattacttctttattgttttcttctatTTACAtgtatgttctttttaaatatctatatattgtaatttgattaatgaatgtatatatgtatatatatgtttttgtttttattgtgttcttttttaaatttttatttattattgaattgacgctttggcaatattattcacctgacagtcatgccaataaagcaaattgaattgaattgaattgaattgaaagcaAACATTTCTAATTTATTTAGTCTCATATTCAGCTTAAATCTAGGTTTCAAAGCTGAATATGAGACTTGGTTTGATTAAACATAATGGTCAGAGGACAATGACATTTCCTCTAGTAAAAAAAGTTCAATATTTTCCGtaaacttttactttttatccGGTAAAGACCAGAGTAACCATGCCTCGAGGAAGAACGACCACAAGTGCCCGCTCAGACAGCAGTGAGATGGATATTGATGGTACAGGTAATGTTGGTTATATTGCGATCATTATGTTGAGTAAAGTTATTTTTCCAGTTACATGGTTGAAACAGTTATAACttgcatatgattttttttaaaagcagaaTCAGAGATAGCCAAGCTGCAGAGACAGTTCAGGATCATGGAAGGAGATCGGCAGGCCTACAGCATTCAGGCCCGGGAGCAGATCCGCAAACAACAGTGAATAAGCACTACGCTTACATCACATTGTCAACAATGTATGCGTGGAGTTTTGTTATTCGCCTGATTGGTTGTTTATGTGATGTGGATGAAGGCAGGAGATTGAGAAGCTGCTGAAGGAGCAGGAAGAGCTGCATCGAAACCTTGGTGCATGTAAGAGCTTGTCACGCCAACAGCAGGACAGTGAGGACACCCAGAGTCTTCGTG
This portion of the Sebastes fasciatus isolate fSebFas1 chromosome 1, fSebFas1.pri, whole genome shotgun sequence genome encodes:
- the tas1r3 gene encoding taste receptor type 1 member 3, whose translation is MAAPFTLLVLCWALRLSCGANPPEWFHNISTSLFNLSGDIMLGGLFPINLVSSNLSQRREPNNISCESLSEGGLGLAIVMKYAVDEINANQNILPGIKLGYEIHDTCRQSAVIVKPTLSFLTAKSNKALSVECNYTNYETSVSAVIGPSSSEMVSVIGKLLGFFLMPQVSYSATSDKFSNNLLYPSFFRTVPSDKWQVDVMALLMKEFNWNWVAVVGSEEEYGQRGVQEFSEVAENMSICVAYQGLIPVYTDPEQAINTIINNIQATKVGVVVVFSLPEQVEILFKEVIRRNVTAVWIASTSWTLSNLMISLPNIQTIGTIIGFIDKTQTLDLLTAYTQELFTKMSEEREKTSAPAPKSKGNHDNPCPQCWYLSPANISLVTDPEVKRKAFSVYAAIYSVAHALHDLLECNSTACMYGSDTKIYPWKLLEVLRNTSVDINGTHLEFDSNGNPNRGYDMIEWVWKASDLEFTTVGAFYKQLSINKTLFKWHTKNSEVPQSTCSAACEEGQVRRVKGFHSCCFDCIDCLAGTYQKNEEDIQCTKCPDHQWSQNRSTNCTEPTFDVLSWDTPEALEMTLAGVLLLVFQVSVGVVFLKHRGTLLVAASGGILSFAALLSLMGGCLSLLLFLGQPGEVVCRLQLPLTSIFQTVALSIITSISLQILYVTEFPKTAASHLHILRGPGSWLFVLVCCAVQAGLFGWFVQQEPSLSDYVAKMKINFVRAFLACPVLPLMGFAVIQGFNGALALVSFMCTFMAAKPLHQYNLARDITFSSLIYCVIWVSFIPIYIGLSIKNRSIVHVVFTLASNAGLVVAYYFPKCYFLLRKPELINTAEHFCTFLEGAPLTPAQEEPQPLKESEKQTKVPFSD